The Sphingomonas carotinifaciens genomic sequence TCCACCACCCGCGGCCCCAGCGCCGCGGACAGCTTGGCGATCATCCCGTCCGCCAGCTCGTCGCGCATATGCTGCACCACCAGCGCGGGCGGTCCGTCCTTGGGAATGTCGCCCAGCAGGTCGAACAGCGGCTTGGTGCTGCCCACATCGGCGCCGACCGCCAGCAGCTTGCCGTTCCAGTTGAACGGCGCATCCGTCGCCGCCTTCGCCGACGGCTTCCTGGCCCCGTCGTTCAGCGCCCGGAACCGCGCCGGCGCCTCCTTCACCGTCTTGGCCAGCTGCCCGATCGCCTTCTGCACCTCGTCCGGCGTCGCGCGCGTCGGCTTGGGGTAACAGTCCAGCGCCCCCAGCCGCAGCGCCTCGATCGAACTGTCCGCCCCCTTGGCGGTCAGCGTCGAGAACATGATGACCGGCATCGGCGCGGTTTCCATGATTTCCGCCAGATACTCGATCCCGCTCATCCCCGGCATCTCGACGTCCAGCGTCATCACCGTGGGCTTCAGGTCGCGCACCATCTGCCGCGCTTCTGCGGCCCCGTCGGCCAACCCGACGATCTCGATGTTCTTGTCCTTCTCCAGCATGCCGGCGACCAGCGCACGCATGGTCAACGAATCGTCGACGACTAGAACTCTGGCCTTGGCCATGTCGGCATTCCTTTGAAACAGATACGCGGGGTTCGGGTAGGAAATCAGGCGGCGTCGGCCATCGGCGGCGCCAGCCGCTCCAGGTCCAGCACCAGGATCATGCGATCCTCCACCGTGGCCAGCCCTTCCAGCAGGCCCGCCGCCTGCATGGTGCCGACATCGGGCAGCGGCTGCATGTCATCCGGGTTGATCGTCACGATGTCGTTCACCGCATCGACGATCACGCCCTGCAACTGCTCGCCGATGCGCACCACGATGATGACGTGGCGCGCGGTCGGATCGGTCAGGCCCCAGCCCATCCGCATGCGCAGGTCCAGCACCGGCAGCACCACGCCGCGCAGGTTCACCACGCCGCGCACATGCGCCGGCACGTTGGGCAGCGGGGTCGCCGGCGACCAGGCACGGATCTCGCGGATCGCCATGATGTCGATGCCCAGCGACTGGTCGCCGAGTTCGAAGGTGATGAGCTGACGGGCCATGAATAACGTCCTTTGCGGGTCGGTCAGATGAGCACGCGGCGCACGGCCGCGGACAATTTGGCGGGGTCGAAGGGCTTGACGATCCATCCGGTCGCACCGGCGGCGCGCGCCCGCGCCTTCTTCTCGTCGGAAAATTCGGTGGTCAGCACCAGGATCGGCACGCCGTTCCAGCGCGGGTGGCCGCGCAACTGCTCGATCAGGCCGAACCCGTCCATGCGCGGCATGTTGATGTCGGTGATGACCAGGTCGGGCGCGGCCGCGTCGATTCGCTCCAGCGCGTCCACCCCGTCCTCGGCGGCGGCGATCTGATAGCCTTCGCCGGACAGTGCATGGCGCAGCAGCGCACGCATGCTGGGGGAGTCGTCCACGGTCATGATGGTTCTGGTCATGCTCTCTAAATCCTTCAAAACAGTTCAACGTCGCCGCTGGCGGCAGGCTGGAACACGGGACGGGCGCGGACCGGGGCCTCGGGCGGCGCATCACGCACGATCTTGGCGCGCGATCGGCCCAGCGCCGCCTGGAACTCCACCCGCCGCGCGGCATGGCCCCCCAGGTCGCGCACGATCAGCGGGATGCGGTCCTGTTGCAGGAAGCGGACCGCGAATTCCGCATTGGCGGTGCCGATCGGCCGCATCCCCTGATGCAGGTTCGCGCCCCCATAGAGATGCGCGCGCAACCGGTCGCGCCGCGCCCCCTGGCGCAGCATGTCGTTGATCAGCAATTCCATCGCATGCACGCCGTAACGCTGCGCCGCGGTCGCATCGACCACCTGGCCGGGCTGTGGCTCGGCCAGCAGGAAATGGTTGATCCCCCCCACCTTCGCATCCGGATCGTACAGGCAGGCCGCGACGCAGCTGCCCAGCACCGTCGCGAACAGCACCTGCGGATCGGCGGAAACGCCGCGTTCGCCCTGCACCACGCTGACATGGCGAAAGCCATCGGCGCGCAGCATCGCGGTACGGCCGGTGGCCGGCGTCATGCCGCCATCTCCATCACCGATGCGGCGATGCGCTGCACCGGCAATTGCCGCTCAACCGCGCCCAGCGAATGGGCGACCGCGGGCATGCCGTAGACGACGCTGGTCGCCTCGTCCTGCCCGATGGTCCGCGCGCCTGCCTGCCGCATCTCCAGCAGGCCCGCCGCGCCGTCCGCCCCCATGCCGGTCAGCAGCACGCCCACCGCCGGCCGCCCCAGCCTGGCCACCGACCGGAACAGCACGTCCACCGATGGCCGGTGCCCGCTGACCGTCGGCCCCTCATATAGCCGGATGCGCGGCATGGTCGCGCCCACCACCTCCATATGCTGCTCGCCGCCCGGCGCCAGATAGACATGGCCGGGCTTCAGGATCGTGCCGCTGCGCGCTTCCTCCACCTGTGGCGGGCAGAAACGGTTCAGCCGGTCGGCAAAGCTGGCGGTGAACAGCGCGGGCATGTGCTGCACGATCACCGTCGGCGGACAATCCGCCGGAAAGCCGCCGATCACGCGCAGCAGCGTCTCGACACCCCCGGTCGATGCGCCGATCGCGATCAATCCGCCGGGCGTACCTCCACGGGCCAGCGCCGCGATCGCCGGAGCCGCGACCGGCCCACGCCGCACCGACGAGCGTCCCGCCGCGCGCACGATCCGCGCCAGCGTCGCATCGTCGCGCACCGCCGCGATCGAGGCGGGCTTGGGGAAGCAGTCGAACGCGCCGGCCGCCAGCGCGCGCACCGTGGCGCTCGCCCCCTTTTCGGTCAGCGTCGACACGATCACCACCGGCATCGGCCTGAGCGCCATGATCTTGTCCAGGAAATCCAGGCCGTTCATCCCCGGCATCTCGATGTCCAGCGTCACCACGTCGGGGTTCAGCGCCTTGATCTTGGCGCGCGCCTCCTGCGCATCGCCCGCCTCGCCGACCACGGTGATCTCGGGGTCCTTGGCCAGCATCATGCGCACCAGCCCGCGCATCGTCGCCGAATCGTCCACCACCAGCACGCGGGTCATCAGCCGCGCCTCCGATAGATGGTGTGGCCGACCGAATCGAACATCGTCGCGGCCGGTCCGATCAACCGTTCCGAATGGCCGATATACATATACCCCCCCGCCGGGATCAGTCCCGCAAAGCGCTCCAGCAGCCGCGCCTTGGTCGGTTCGTCGAAATAGATCATGACGTTGCGACAGAAGATCACGTCGAACCGCCCCCGCATCGGCCAGGATTCCAGCAGGTTGAGGTGCTTGTAGGCGATCACGCGCTGCAGTTCGGGCGCCATGGCGATCTCGTCGCCGACCGGCTTCACCCAGGTGCGGCGAAAGCGGTCGGGAATGTCGCGCGCCATGTCCGCCGGATAGCGCCCGGCCTTGGCGGTCGCGATCACATGCGGCGCCAGATCGGTCGCCAGGATCGCGATGTCGCGCTGTGCGATACGGCCCCCGCCCGCCCTGTCCTCGCCCAGCAGCGTCATCGCCAGCGTATAGGGCTCCTCGCCGCTCGAACAGGCGGCGGACCACAGCCGCACCGGCGTGCCCCGCTCCGACCGGGCCAGCAGGTCCGGTCGCACATGCTCGGCAAAGTGGGTGAAGTGGTGGTCTTCGCGAAAGAACTTGGTGTGGTTGGTGGTCAGCGCGAAGATCGCCTCGCGCCGTGCGTCGGCATCGTTGCGCAGCAGTGCGACGTAATCGGCGAAATCGGCCATCCCGCGACGCCGCACCTGCTTGGCGAGCCGCGAATAGACCAGCTGCCGCTTGCCGGTGCCCAGCATGATGCCGGCATGGGCATGCGCCATGCGTGCGATCGTCTCGTAATC encodes the following:
- a CDS encoding chemotaxis protein CheD — protein: MTPATGRTAMLRADGFRHVSVVQGERGVSADPQVLFATVLGSCVAACLYDPDAKVGGINHFLLAEPQPGQVVDATAAQRYGVHAMELLINDMLRQGARRDRLRAHLYGGANLHQGMRPIGTANAEFAVRFLQQDRIPLIVRDLGGHAARRVEFQAALGRSRAKIVRDAPPEAPVRARPVFQPAASGDVELF
- a CDS encoding response regulator; this encodes MTRTIMTVDDSPSMRALLRHALSGEGYQIAAAEDGVDALERIDAAAPDLVITDINMPRMDGFGLIEQLRGHPRWNGVPILVLTTEFSDEKKARARAAGATGWIVKPFDPAKLSAAVRRVLI
- a CDS encoding chemotaxis protein CheB codes for the protein MAKARVLVVDDSLTMRALVAGMLEKDKNIEIVGLADGAAEARQMVRDLKPTVMTLDVEMPGMSGIEYLAEIMETAPMPVIMFSTLTAKGADSSIEALRLGALDCYPKPTRATPDEVQKAIGQLAKTVKEAPARFRALNDGARKPSAKAATDAPFNWNGKLLAVGADVGSTKPLFDLLGDIPKDGPPALVVQHMRDELADGMIAKLSAALGPRVVEASDGLKLEHGMIVVARPGTHHVYVDRWPDGVVRMLDKPPFAGHRPSISLMMATIAKTAAEQTVAVLLAEGEDGVAGVQAIRAARGYAIAPAGDGSGGLEIGRGMAVQPIKAGAISETVLGLCRG
- a CDS encoding chemotaxis protein CheW, which gives rise to MARQLITFELGDQSLGIDIMAIREIRAWSPATPLPNVPAHVRGVVNLRGVVLPVLDLRMRMGWGLTDPTARHVIIVVRIGEQLQGVIVDAVNDIVTINPDDMQPLPDVGTMQAAGLLEGLATVEDRMILVLDLERLAPPMADAA
- a CDS encoding CheR family methyltransferase; protein product: MSAAAAPMQGEFHLSDGDYETIARMAHAHAGIMLGTGKRQLVYSRLAKQVRRRGMADFADYVALLRNDADARREAIFALTTNHTKFFREDHHFTHFAEHVRPDLLARSERGTPVRLWSAACSSGEEPYTLAMTLLGEDRAGGGRIAQRDIAILATDLAPHVIATAKAGRYPADMARDIPDRFRRTWVKPVGDEIAMAPELQRVIAYKHLNLLESWPMRGRFDVIFCRNVMIYFDEPTKARLLERFAGLIPAGGYMYIGHSERLIGPAATMFDSVGHTIYRRRG
- a CDS encoding protein-glutamate methylesterase/protein-glutamine glutaminase, whose product is MMTRVLVVDDSATMRGLVRMMLAKDPEITVVGEAGDAQEARAKIKALNPDVVTLDIEMPGMNGLDFLDKIMALRPMPVVIVSTLTEKGASATVRALAAGAFDCFPKPASIAAVRDDATLARIVRAAGRSSVRRGPVAAPAIAALARGGTPGGLIAIGASTGGVETLLRVIGGFPADCPPTVIVQHMPALFTASFADRLNRFCPPQVEEARSGTILKPGHVYLAPGGEQHMEVVGATMPRIRLYEGPTVSGHRPSVDVLFRSVARLGRPAVGVLLTGMGADGAAGLLEMRQAGARTIGQDEATSVVYGMPAVAHSLGAVERQLPVQRIAASVMEMAA